The Pandoraea vervacti DNA window TTCTTCCAGGCGCCGCTGAAACTGCGCTTCTCCCCTACCGTCTCCGCTCGCGCATTCATCGTGTCGCACAGCTTCACACCTGGCGGGATCTTCTCGCGCGGCACCATCCCGAACGACGCCAAATCAGAGCGCCGCCCGTCGCCGTCCCGGCGAATGATCGGGGCGAAATAGTCCTTGTAGACCTCGTCTCGCCACTCGGCAGTTGGCACGGCCACGCCGCACTTGTTGCGAAACAACTGTCGATCTGGTACGCGGTAGTTTGTGCGCACGAAGTCACCTATGCTGAGCGTCAACAAGGAAATCCGCAAGGCTATTATCTCGAAACCGAATTGCTGCGTGTCGCCTGCAAATATGACCGAATCCAAAATAACCAAGCAACTTGTGCAAGACGCACGAACGACCATTGAAATAAAAGTCGCGAACTGGGGAGAATTCGAATCTAAGCTTTCTGAGCTCTCAAACGTTTATAACGAGTTGGAGCGTGGTCTCGATGGACGACATCTTCCACATCTCCTTTATCGCGGGCAATCGAAGGCTCAATTTACGTTGTCTACGACGCTTGAGCGGTACCCGGTCAAGATATCTCGCTTTTCAGATTATTACGACGCAATATTCGCCGCTCGGTACGAGATCGAATCCGCCAGCGGCACAACGTGGGAAATTCCTTCTCCCCTTGAGATAAGGAAAGCACTCGAATCATCGATCCCGAGCGCACCGCCGGCCTACGAATATATGCTCTACCTGCGCCACCACGGGTTCCCTTCACCGATTTTGGATTGGAGCCGCTCTCCATACATAGCGGCCTTTTTTGCGTTTTCAGGCTGCGATGAAGAAAAATCTGACCCCGTCGCCGTTTACGCCTACCTGGAGTCTGTGTGGTCAGGGAAGGTGGGATCGCTGAACGAACCCGCTATCGCCACACTTGGTCCATATGCCCGAACCCATCGGCGACATTATCTTCAACAGGCGGAATACACGATATGCCGTGTACTCGTCGATGACGATTGGAATTTCGCTCCGCACGAAGACGCAATGGGCCGGACTGAGGGCCAAGATGTGCTGATAAAGTTTGAGATCCCCGCATCTGAAAGAAGAACGGCGTTGGAAACACTGGATAAATTCAATCTCAATGCTTGGTCTTTGTATGGATCGGAAGAGGGATTGATGGCAACTATGGCAATGCGCCAGTTTGAGTTCTCTGAGCGAGTAAGGCGGCGGGAACTCCGAATCGAGCATGAGAAGAGCCTCGTAGAAAGCGGCCTGAATGGCGAAGCACTCAATAGCGGACCACTGTAATACTGTTTTTTTGCACAGTTCATGTGGTGGTTCACCTCCCTCACCAGCACCACAAGGGAGGCCGCCGACCTACGCGACTGCCGGCCCCACTGGCGATCAGACTCCCACGCGAGCGTCGCGAGCAATGACCGCGGGATTGTGTGAGCAGCACGCTGTGAATATCAAGCGCGTCCACAGCGTTGCTCGCCCCTCAGAACCAGCGTCGATCGCCAACGAAATATTCGTACACTCCTATCGCGACAACAATTCCTATCGCTCCCGCAACGAGATGGGTTTTCACAAGCACTAAATAGTCGCCGGATCGAAAGGTAACCTCTTGGCTTTCGCCTACGAACCTAGGATAGTCCCCGACCGTTAGCCAATGATAAATGTCGCCGCCAGCTGTGAGGCCGAATCCGACGAGTACGCCGAGCACCCACACCAGAAGCCCTTGACCAAAATTGGTGCAGGCAAATCTCATCAGGATGGCGAAAACCCCGACAACGACTAAGGTACGAAAAAAGACTTCCAGCCCAGCAGAAAATAATTCCATAGAGACTCCCATAAGATGAGAATTCAATAACGGCTACTAGACGCTAATACTTTAGGAGGCGTTAGTGGACCGGCCAGCCTTTGGTAGACATCTTCGAGCCGTCATTTATGGCAACCGAGGAGGTCAGCATGAGCGGCAAGCGGTACACGGATGAGTTCCAGATCGAGGCAGTCAAACAGGTAACCGAACGGGGTCATTCGGTGGCAGAGGTGGCCCGGCGTTTGGGCATCACGACCCACAGCCTTTACGCATGGAAACTGAAGCTCGGCAGGCCCGACGTCGTGCGGCAGGCGGAGCTGGATCAGAGCGCCGAGGTTCGGCGACTGAAGGCCGAGCTCAAGCGCATGACCGAGGAACGCGACATTCTAAAAAGAGCCGCCGCGTACTTTGCAAAGGGATAACGGCAAGGTACACATTCATGCGATCCCATCTCGGCGAGTTCCACCTGCACTCGATGTGCCGAGTCCTTGGCGCGAATCGCAGCGGCTATTACGTCTGGCAACTGCAGACAGTTGGATCCCGCAAGCGCGAGGATGATCGATTGCTCGGTTTGACCAAGCATTCCTGGCTAGCCAGCGGCGGCGTCTATGGCTACCGCAAGGTCACGATGGATTTGCGTGAATCGGGCGAAACGTGCAGCCGTCACCGCGTCCATCGCCTCATGAAAGGCGAAGGTCTGCGGGCGGAAGTGAGCTATGGCAGCAAGCCCCGCTATCGGGGTGGTCCGGTCGGCGTAATCGCCAACGTGCTGAACCGTGAATTCGGGCCAAGCGCACTGAACCGGGTCTGGGTAACGGACATCACGTACATCCGGACTTACGAGGGCTGGCTGTATCTGCCGGCTGTTATGGATCTGTACTCGCGCCAGATCGTCGGTTGGGCTACGCGCTCGACGATGACCAGCGATCTGGCTTTACAGGCGTAGTGGCTGCGGTTTGGAAACGCAAACCGGGACCCGGTGTCATGGTGCATTCCGATCAGGGCAGTCAAGGCGGATTCAACTGGTCGTCGCAACATCTCCAGATTGGAGGTGTTGAATGGGACGACCACTGGGATGGAGCTCAGCACAAACGGGAAGACCCCTCATGCGATCACCTGGCAGACCGGGCGTCAATCAACTCGATTCGAAGCGAGCATTCTGGAAGTGCATCGCACAAGGGATGGAGAGCGAGGCCGCAGCGCTGGCGTGTAACGTATCGCAACCGTTGGGGCCGCGATGGTTCCGTGAGGCGGGTGGCATGGCACCGATCGACCTGGTGCCACACTCTGGGCGTTACTTGTCATTTTCGGA harbors:
- a CDS encoding FRG domain-containing protein; its protein translation is MLSVNKEIRKAIISKPNCCVSPANMTESKITKQLVQDARTTIEIKVANWGEFESKLSELSNVYNELERGLDGRHLPHLLYRGQSKAQFTLSTTLERYPVKISRFSDYYDAIFAARYEIESASGTTWEIPSPLEIRKALESSIPSAPPAYEYMLYLRHHGFPSPILDWSRSPYIAAFFAFSGCDEEKSDPVAVYAYLESVWSGKVGSLNEPAIATLGPYARTHRRHYLQQAEYTICRVLVDDDWNFAPHEDAMGRTEGQDVLIKFEIPASERRTALETLDKFNLNAWSLYGSEEGLMATMAMRQFEFSERVRRRELRIEHEKSLVESGLNGEALNSGPL